A window of the Melospiza melodia melodia isolate bMelMel2 chromosome 25, bMelMel2.pri, whole genome shotgun sequence genome harbors these coding sequences:
- the LOC134429340 gene encoding methanethiol oxidase-like — protein sequence MDRCRAPCYEYPSCPDVLKAPREEVAYVTCTYRSTGIEQPDFLATVDLNPRSCHYGQVIHRLPMPNLKDELHCAGWGPACGCFDGGAAAKRTKLVLPCLISSRIYVVDVGSQCRAPRICKMIEPVDVFWKCNKGYLSVTHPLPNGDVLVANMGDAAGHGKGGFVVLDGETFELKGNWENECEAPPTGHDFWYQARHNVLVSSAGMVPRVAGRGFNPDDLKKGVFGRRLNVWNLSCRSLTQCFDLGEDSLPMTVRFLHNPEAAEGYVGCALSGAIFRFYKSCERDNWAVEEVIRIPAKDVSGWIMPKMPAFIVDLVISQDDRFLYVCNWLHGDIRQYELSRSCKPRLVGQVFVGGSILRGGPVTVCRDEELKCQPEPLVVKCKRVYGGPAALQLSLDGKRLYVTNSFYSTWDRQFYPSLIKEGSVMLQLDVDTDKGGLSVNKNFLVDFGKEPNGPCLAHQIRLPGGDAKSVTLP from the exons CGTGGACCTCAACCCGCGCTCCTGCCACTACGGCCAG GTGATCCACCGGCTGCCCATGCCCAACCTCAAGGACGAGCTGCACTGCGCGGGCTGGGGCCCCGCCTGCGGCTGCTTCGACGGCGGCGCCGCGGCCAAAAGGACCAAGCTGGTGCTGCCGTGCCTCATCTCCTCCCGCATCTACGTGGTGGATGTGGGCTCCCAGTGCCGGGCGCCGCGGATCTGCAAG ATGATCGAGCCCGTGGATGTGTTCTGGAAGTGCAACAAGGGCTACCTGTCCGTCACCCACCCCCTGCCCAACGGCGACGTCCTGGTGGCCAACATGGGCGACGCCGCTGGCCACGGCAAAG GTGGCTTCGTGGTGCTGGACGGAGAGACCTTCGAGCTGAAGGGCAACTGGGAGAACGAGTGTGAGGCTCCCCCGACCGGGCACGACTTCTGGTACCAGGCCCGGCACAACGTCCTGGTCAGCTCGGCCGGGATGGTGCCCAGAGTGGCCGGGCGCGGCTTCAACCCCGATGACCTCAAGAAAG GGGTCTTCGGCCGCCGCCTGAACGTGTGGAACCTGTCGTGCCGCAGCCTGACGCAGTGCTTCGACCTGGGCGAGGATTCCCTGCCCATGACCGTGCGCTTCCTGCACAACCCCGAGGCCGCCGAGGGCTACGTGGGCTGTGCCCTGAGCGGGGCCATTTTCCGCTTCTACAAATCCTGCGAG AGAGACAACTGGGCCGTGGAGGAGGTGATCCGGATCCCGGCCAAGGACGTGTCGGGCTGGATCATGCCCAAGATGCCGG CCTTCATCGTGGACCTCGTCATCAGCCAGGACGACCGGTTCCTGTACGTGTGCAATTGGCTGCACGGGGACATCCGGCAGTACGAGCTGTCGCGGAGCTGCAAGCCGCGGCTGGtggggcag GTGTTCGTGGGGGGCAGCATCCTGCGAGGGGGCCCCGTGACCGTGTGCAGGGACGAGGAGCTCAAGTGCCAGCCCGAGCCGCTGGTGGTCAAG TGCAAGCGCGTGTacggcggccccgccgcgctgcAGCTGAGCCTGGACGGGAAGCGGCTCTACGTGACCAATTCCTTCTACAGCACCTGGGACCGGCAGTTCTACCCCAGCCTGATCAA GGAGGGCTCGGTGATGCTGCAGCTCGACGTGGACACGGACAAGGGCGGCCTGAGCGTCAACAAGAACTTCCTGGTGGATTTCGGCAAGGAGCCCAACGGGCCGTGCCTGGCGCACCAGATCCGCCTCCCTGGCGGCGATGCCAAATCCGTGACCCTGCCCTGA
- the RFX5 gene encoding DNA-binding protein RFX5, which produces MAEEEELGTRVTRRGPLSAGSARGGATESSTLLQELRGNISKSVQSKVDSILQDVQKFSDSDKLYLYLQLPSGPSLGEKSSSSSSSSLELSTLGTAEHMHACSWIRNHLEEHTDTCLPKQDVYDAYKRYCDNLGCRPLSTANFGKIIREIFPNIKARRLGGRGQSKYCYGGIRRKTVVSLPPLPSLDLKVTETQAELAELAHSYSAEVTEAACALTCDWAEKILRRSFNNIVEVAQFLLQQHIISPRSAHADLLMAMVLSENTDKPPQDPRPPSAPKKNGPDPADSRQEQAKKDAVAKVPAQPRPEKKKPEAARAGSSPQVSALVARLPLLLPRIPAPQRPPVPSAAPAPPVLVPRPAGTVKVALPLPVGAAAIPVLNVLLPGVGVPAAEAPRDNEGQQPQQPRGRAAKRAPEGAAADGSARKRRRGRPRKRPGDSAASPEEPEVARGEDGGDSAPGASPGSGGAAVPGGDRGVAGGAAEDAGDSMEVDSDTVAGGDSPGSGSATVPLGDNGSATATLSDSLVNGSATVPISDSSVNGSATVPLSDSLSGGSATVPVSDSLAGGSATVPVSDSSVNGSATVPLSDSLAGGSATVPVSDSAVNGSATVPLSDSLAEGSATVPVSDSAVNGSATVPVSDSAVNGSATVPLSDSSVSASVLLSDSAVNGSATVPLSDSLAEGRATVPVSDSSVNDSATVPLSDSAVNGSATVPPGDSLVSVSGTIPLGDNSVNGSPAVPLRENGSASVPLSDSLVSGNDTVPSGDSSVSGSATTPLGDSPVSGSIPGDGSAAGGSATVPLSDSPAGGSATTHLGDSPLSGSASVPLGDSSVSATVPLGDSPLSGSASSPSCGSPGGGSATVPVSDKPVPGSATVPVKDSPAMSSDTGDRPVTVRATSPVRDSSLKGSDTGDRPVTASATVPIRDGPDTGSATIPTENSPARVGDSGDRLVIASATTEDRPVTGSATSPAEDSPARVSDTGDRPVTRSATSPVRDSPAGVDDTGDRLVTVSATVPIRDGPDTGSATIPTEDSPARVGDSGDRPVTGSATTEDRPVTSSATVPVRDSPARASGAAGDRPVTRSATIPSRDSPAGGSATVPVKASPTRGRATSGDRPVSGDTVPVRDKPVPGSATVPRRDSSPRASASGDRPVTRSATVPTAGGSATVPVKDSSPRASATTGDRPVTRSATVPVRDSPAGGSGTTPVKDNRARGSATTGDSSSRDSATVPVRDSSPRASGSVGDRPVTRSATIPSRDSPAGGSATVPVRDSSSRASATTGDRPVRSSATTGDRSVSGSATVPRRDSSPRGSGTGVKPVTGSATVPVRDSSRSSATAGDRLSRDSATTGDRAGRSSATIPVRDRSPRDSGSGDRPGRGSATVPIRDRSPRDNGSGDRPGRGSATSGDRSPRASGSGLRLVRDSATMPMRDSATVPMRDRSPRAPDPGDRPGRSSATVPARDSPAGGSGTVRDMPVSGSATVPIRDRDSPSKGTATVPVGDRLVTATATVPVGDRPVSGGGTIGDRLLTTSGTSGDRPVSGGGTAGDRLLTAGGTVGDRVVSDSGTVGVRLLTASGTVGDRVVSDSGTVGDRVVSDSGTVGDRLLTANGTVGDRVVSDSGTAGDRLLTDSGTPPGRDCPSRGSGTPGDRPVPGSATVPVRDSLSRGTATIVDTPVTGSATVPVGDSPFWAWGTAGDSAGAGSATFPVRDCPSRGTAAIVDALVTLSGTVVDRRILGSVTVPVRASLSRGTATIVDTPVFVSATVLVGDSIPRVTATIVESRVPGHAILPLGDTLACGSATIPVRECLSGDGATVPGGDWTSRDGATVPVRECPSRDGATVPIRECPSRDSATLPVGAGSVGGSATIPVRECTSRGSATPGDSRHVTGSPPVTDTLVSGSATIPVRDCPSRGSATPGDRPGSATPGDRPVPPVRVSVIRDGRTGTRVAPAALAQCGHSRAGSPLGDTQGHTGAGTGTGSPASHQ; this is translated from the exons atggctgaggaggaggagctgggcaccAGGGTCACCCGGAGGGGCCCTCTGTCAGCTGGCAGTGCCCGGGGCGGTGCCACCGAGTCCAGCacgctgctgcaggagctccgCGGCAACATCTC CAAATCCGTGCAGAGCAAGGTGGACTCCATCCTG CAGGACGTGCAGAAGTTCTCGGACAGCGACAAACTCTACCTGTACCTGCAGCTGCCCTCGGGGCCCAGCCTGGGCGAGAAGAG cagcagcagcagctcctcctcgcTGGAGCTGAGCACGCTGGGCACGGCCGAGCACATGCACGCCTGCAGCTGGATCCGCAACCACCTGGAGGAGCACACGGACACCTGCCTGCCCAAGCAGGACGTCTACGACGCCTACAA gCGTTACTGTGACAACCTGGGCTGCCGCCCTCTGAGCACGGCCAACTTCGGCAAGATCATCCGCGAGATCTTCCCGAACATCAAAGCCCGGCGCCTGGGGGGCCGCGGCCAGTCCAA GTACTGCTACGGGGGGATCCGGAGGAAGACCGTGGTCAGCCttcctcccctgcccagcctggaccTCAAAGTGACCGAGACG caggcgGAGCTGGCCGAGCTGGCTCACTCGTACAGCGCCGAGGTGACGGAGGCCGCGTGTGCCCTGACGTGTGACTGGGCCGAGAAGATCCTGCGGCGCTCCTTCAACAACATCGTGGAGGTGGCGcagttcctgctgcagcagcacatcaTCAGCCCCCGCTCGGCCCACGCCGACCTGCTCATGGCCATGGTGCTCTCAG AAAACACGGACaagcccccccaggacccccggcCACCCTCAGCCCCCAAGAAGAACGGCCCGGACCCCGcggacagcaggcaggagcag gCCAAGAAGGACGCTGTCGCCAAGGTCCCCGCGCAGCCGCGGCCGGAGAAGAAGAAGCCggaggcggcgcgggcgggcAGCAGCCCGCAGGTGAGCGCGCTGGTGGCgcggctgccgctgctgctgccccgcATCCCGGCCCCGCAGCGCCCGCCCGTGCCCAGCGCGGCGCCCGCGCCGCCCGTGCTGGTGCCGCGGCCCGCGGGCACCGTGAAGGTGGCGCTGCCGCTGCCCGTGGGCGCCGCCGCCATCCCCGTGCTCAACGTGCTGCTGCCCGGCGTGGGCGTGCCCGCGGCCGAGGCGCCGAGGGACAACGAGgggcagcagccgcagcagccgCGCGGCCGCGCCGCCAAGCGCGCCCCCGAGGGCGCGGCCGCGGACGGCAGCGCGCGCAAGCGGCGGCGCGGGAGGCCCCGCAAGAGGCCGGGGGACAGCGCCGCGTCGCCCGAGGAGCCCGAGGTGGCCCGGGGCGAGGACGGAGGGGACTCGGCCCCGGGGGCGTCACCCGGGAGTGGCGGGGCCGCCGTGCCCGGCGGGGACAGGGGCGTGGCCGGCGGTGCTGCTGAGGATGCCGGGGACAGCATGGAGGTGGACAGTGACACGGTGGCTGGTGGGGACAGCCCGGGCAGTGGCAGTGCCACCGTCCCCCTTGGGGACAATGGCAGTGCCACTGCCACCCTTAGTGACAGCCTGGTCAATGGCAGTGCCACTGTCCCTATTAGTGACAGCTCAGTCAATGGCAGTGCCACTGTCCCCCTTAGTGACAGCCTGTCTGGGGgcagtgccactgtccctgtTAGTGACAGCTTGGCGGGGGgcagtgccactgtccctgtTAGTGACAGCTCAGTCAATGGCAGTGCCACTGTCCCCCTTAGTGACAGcctggctgggggcagtgccactgtccctgtTAGTGACAGCGCAGTCAATGGCAGTGCCACTGTCCCCCTTAGTGACAGCCTGGCTGAGGgcagtgccactgtccctgtTAGTGACAGCGCAGTCAATGGCAGTGCAACTGTCCCTGTTAGTGACAGCGCAGTCAATGGCAGTGCCACTGTCCCCCTTAGTGACAGCTCAGTCAGTGCCAGCGTCCTACTCAGTGACAGCGCAGTCAATGGCAGTGCCACTGTCCCCCTTAGTGACAGCCTGGCTGAGGGCAGGGCCACTGTCCCCGTTAGTGACAGCTCAGTCAATGACAGTGCCACTGTCCCCCTTAGTGACAGCGCAGTCAATGGCAGTGCCACTGTAccccctggggacagcctggtcaGTGTCAGTGGCACCATCCCCCTTGGGGACAACTCGGTCAATGGCAGTCCTGCTGTCCCCCTTCGGGAAAATGGCAGTGCCAGTGTCCCCCTCAGTGACAGCCTGGTCAGTGGCAATGACACTGTCCCCTCTGGGGACAGCTCCGTCAGTGGCAGTGCCACCACTCCCCTTGGGGACAGCCCAGTCAGTGGCAGCATCCCTGGTGATGGCTctgctgctggtggcagtgccaccgTCCCCCTTAGTGACAGCCCAGCTGGGGGAAGTGCTACCACCCACCTTGGGGACAGCCCGCTCAGTGGCAGTGCCAGCGTCCCCCTTGGGGACAGCTCAGTCAGTGCCACTGTCCCCCTTGGGGACAGCCCGCTCAGTGGCAGTGCCAGCTCCCCCAGTTGTGGCTCTCCTGGTGGTGgcagtgccactgtccctgtcAGCGACAAgccagtccctggcagtgccactgtccctgtcAAGGACAGCCCAGCCATGTccagtgacactggggacaggccTGTCACTGTCAGGGCCACCAGCCCTGTCAGGGACAGCTCACTCAAGGgcagtgacactggggacaggccGGTCACTGCCAGTGCCACTGTCCCTATTAGGGATGGGCCAGACActggcagtgccaccatcccCACTGAGAACAGCCCGGCCAGGGTTGGTGACAGTGGGGACAGGCTGGTCATTGCCAGTGCCACCACAGAGGACAGGCCAGTCActggcagtgccaccagccctgctgaGGACAGCCCAGCCAGGgtgagtgacactggggacaggccGGTCACAAGgagtgccaccagccctgtcagggacagcccagccgGGGTTGatgacactggggacaggctggTCACTGTCAGTGCCACTGTCCCTATTAGGGATGGGCCAGACActggcagtgccaccatcccCACTGAGGACAGCCCGGCCAGGGTTGGTGACAGTGGGGACAGGCCGGTCACTGGCAGTGCCACCACGGAGGACAGGCCTGTCACCAGCAGTGCCACCGTCcctgtcagggacagcccagccagGGCCAGTGGCGCTGCTGGGGACAGGCCGGTCACCAGGAGTGCCAccattcccagcagggacagcccagctggtggcagtgccaccgTCCCTGTCAAGGCCAGTCCAACCAGGGGCCGTGCCACCAGTGGGGACAGGCCGGTCAGTGGTGACACTGTCCCTGTCAGGGACAAgccagtccctggcagtgccactgtCCCTAGGAGGGACAGCTCACCCAGGGCCAGTGCCAGTGGGGACAGGCCAGTTACTAGAAGTGccactgtccccacagctggtggcagtgccaccgTTCCTGTCAAGGACAGCTCACCCAGGGCCAGTGCCACCACTGGGGACAGGCCGGTCACCAGGAGTGCCACCGTCcctgtcagggacagcccagctggTGGCAGTGGCACCACACCAGTCAAGGACAATCGGGCCAGGGGCAGTGCCACCACTGGGGACAGCTCATCCCGGGACAGTGCCACCGTCCCTGTCAGGGACAGCTCACCCAGAGCCAGTGGCAGCGTTGGGGACAGACCGGTCACCAGGAGTGCCAccattcccagcagggacagcccagctggtggcagtgccaccgTCCCTGTCAGGGACAGCTCATCCAGGGCCAGTGCCACCACTGGGGACAGGCCAGTGAGGAGCAGTGCCACCACTGGGGACAGGTCAGTCAGTGGCAGTGCCACTGTCCCTAGGAGGGACAGCTCACCAAGGGGCAGTGGCACTGGGGTCAAACCGGTGACTGGCAGTGCCACCGTCCCtgtcagggacagctccaggagcAGTGCCACTGCAGGGGacaggctgagcagggacagtgccaccactggggacagggcagggaggagcagtgccaccatccctgtcagggacaggtCACCCAGAGACAGTGGCAGTGGGGACAGgccgggcaggggcagtgccactgtccccatCAGGGACAGGTCACCCAGAGACAATGGCAGCGGGGACAGGCCGGGCAGAGGCAGTGCCACCAGTGGGGACAG GTCACCCAGGGCCAGTGGCAGCGGGCTCAGGCTGGTCAGGGACAGTGCCACCATGCCCATGAGGGACAGTGCCACCGTTCCCATGAGGGACAGGTCACCCAGGGCCCCTGACCCTGGGGACAGGCCGGGCAGGAGCAGTGCCACTGtccctgccagggacagcccagCTGGGGGCAGTGGCACGGTCAGGGACATGCCAGTCTCTggcagtgccactgtccccatcagggacagggacagcccatcCAAGGGCACTGCCACTGTCCCTGTTGGGGACAGGCTggtcactgccactgccactgtcccTGTTGGGGACAGGCCAGTCAGTGGTGGTGGCACCATTGGGGACAGGCTGCTCACTACCAGTGGCACCAGTGGGGACAGGCCGGTCAGTggtggtggcactgctggggacaggctgcTCACTGCCGGTGGCACCGTTGGGGACAGGGTGGTCAGTGACAGTGGCACCGTTGGGGTCAGGCTGCTCACTGCCAGTGGCACCGTTGGGGACAGGGTGGTCAGTGACAGTGGCACCGTCGGGGACAGGGTGGTCAGTGACAGTGGCACCGTTGGGGACAGGCTGCTCACTGCCAATGGCACCGTCGGGGACAGGGTGGTCAGTGAcagtggcactgctggggacaggctgcTCACTGACAGTGGcacccctcctggcagggactgtcCCTCCAGGGGCAGTGGCACTCCTGGGGACAGGccggtccctggcagtgccactgtccctgtcAGGGACAGCCTATCCAGGGGCACTGCCACCATCGTGGACACGCCTGTCACCGGCAGTGCCACCGTCCCTGTGGGTGACAGCCCCTTCTGGGCCTGGGGCACCGCTGGGGACAGCGCGGGCGCTGGCAGTGCCACCTTCCCCGTCAGGGACTGCCCGTCGCGGGGCACCGCCGCCATCGTGGACGCGCTGGTGACCCTGAGTGGCACCGTGGTGGACAGGAGGATCCTGGGCAGTGTCACCGTCCCCGTCAGGGCCAGCCTGTCCCGGGGCACTGCCACCATCGTGGACACGCCCGTGTTCGTCAGTGCCACCGTCCTCGTTGGGGACTCCATCCCCAGGGTCACCGCCACCATCGTGGAGTCCAGGGTGCCCGGCCATGCCATCCTCCCCCTCGGGGACACGCTGGCCTGtggcagtgccaccatccctgtcaGGGAGTGCCTGTCTGGGGACGGTGCCACCGTCCCTGGTGGGGACTGGACATCCAGGGACGGTGCCACCGTCCCTGTCAGGGAGTGTCCGTCCAGGGATGGTGCCACTGTCCCCATCAGGGAGTGCCCATCCCGTGACAGTGCCACCCTCCCTGTTGGGGCCGGGTCAGTGGGtggcagtgccaccatccctgtcaGGGAGTGCACATCCAggggcagtgccacccctggggacagcaggcacGTCACTGGCAGTCCCCCTGTCACGGACACACTGGTCAGtggcagtgccaccatccctgtcaGGGACTGCCCGTCCAggggcagtgccacccctggggacaggcctggcagtgccacccctggggacaggcctGTCCCTCCCGTCCGTGTCAGTGTCATCAGGGATGGTAGGACGGGCACCAGGGTGGCACCGGCGGCCCTGGCACAGTGCGGTCACAGCCGGGCCGGGTCCCCCCTCGGGGACACGCAGGGACACACGGGGGCGGGCACAGGGACGGGGTCCCCTGCGTCACACCAGTAA